The region TACAGGTGCAATCTGCAGGTTTTCATGTTCCGCGATGCAGTCGAGGCTAACTATCCTTGCCGCACTTGGGCCTGTAGCGCATTGAGTAGCGGCTCCCGTTCTCCTTCACCTCCAGCTTTCCCGCCGCCCACTCGGCGGAGTTTCCAGTGGCCCCGCCGAAATCCAAGTCACGTTTCCAGCGCTCGACATACGCGTCGCCCCTGCCTTCGCAATGGGGCGTCAGGACAGGTCGCCTCAGGTTAGCATGCGAGCGCCCCCTAGTGTAGCCATCGCTGCCGGCGTAGCAGAGGCTGCGCACCTCGTGCAGGGGCGACACTGGAGAGCTCCCGCGgcggtcctccagcacgccgTTGGGAGCCTTGGCCTTCTTCGGAATCCTGTAGCCACTCAGCGAAGACGCGCGGGCCGGCGACAGGGCCTCGGGAAGCAGCACGCTGCATGTGAGGCTGTCGCGCCTCTCACGTCGGTCGGGCTTCTTAGGCACGTTCTCGTCCGACAACGCATGCTTCCCATAGCTCTCTCCGGCACTAACCACGTCCTGCCGGCTCTCCGCAGGCTCGCGCGAGCCGGCCTCTTCGGGGCTGTCCTCTAGCTTCTGCGCGGTGCTGCTTCGCGTACAGCGGCCCACGTCGCTGGGTTCTTCAGGAAACTCACAGATGGCGGCCAAGGTGCACGGCTGCAGCATCTCTAGATTCTCCTCGTAGCTGGGTGCTGACCGTTTTCGTAGGCGTCGACCTCGGCTGGCGACCTCGACGTCTATCTCGTCTGTTGCAGTTTGATTCTTGGAGACTTCCTTCATCGCCTTCGCGGCGAGCTCACCCTTTCCTTCAGAGTGACGTGTAGTGCGACTGGAATTTCTGTTTTCCTGCTCAAGGAAATCATCCTTCTTTGCTTTTTTCGAAACACCTTTGCCAATGTTATCACTGCCTTCGGCGACTGCTTCCACTCGCCGATTTCTGCTACTGACCCTGCTATCTCGCTctgaacattcaccttttttcgCTTCGTATTTCAACGTACTCTTCCTGTCGTCTGCCAGATCATTTTTAACTCCCAGTCGTCTACCCCGGTTCACAGGCTTGCTAGATGCTAGCTCCTGAATTGCATCAACCTGAGCATCTGCCCTGCATGCTTTTAATACCTCCTTGGCAGGTTCGACTTTTATATCACACTTCCGATTCCTACTTGAGCTTCTGCTTCTGATGTCCACTGACCCTTCTTTCTTGGTTTCGCTTCTCAGCACACACATTGGAAGTTCCTCAATTTCCGCTTTACGCTCGTGCCTTCGACTACGGTAAGACACCTTGCAGTCTAGTTCTGTTGGTTCATCTTGCTGCATTTTTCCTTGTGGCAAGTTATGCACACCATCGTCTGAAACCTCACATTTTCGACTCCGTGCCGGTGTCTTGATTCCTGCACCTCCTAGCTCGTCTTCTTTCAAATCACCTTTGGGTGAAGCTTTCAGTACACTGTCGCCCATTTCCAGCCTCCGACTGCGTGTGGGTGTCCTATTCCCTGCATCCGCAACCTCATCTTTCTTTTCAATTGATGGAAGCCCTTTCACTAACTCGTCGACCTCTGTTCTTCGGGTTCTGCTTGGTGTCCTGTTGCCTGGGTCACCTACTTCGTCTTTCTTAGCTTCAGTTCTTGATGCATTCCTAACTGACTCGTCAGACTCAAGTCTTCGACTCCTTGTTTGTGTTTTGCATTCTGCTTCATCATGCTCTGTTTTTGCCTCTTCCTTAGGGACGCACTTTATTGCGTCGGCTGTCCGACTACGAGTGGGCATTCTACTTTCAGTGTCACTATGGTCTTCCTTTTTGGGTTCGCTCTTTGGCAAGCCCCTTGAAGCATCATCTGCACTTTCAAGCTTCTGACTTCGACTAACTCTTGGTTGTTCTTCAGCACTTTTATCCTTGCACAAATCTGTTATGTCTGGCTGTCCACACTGCTCCTCACTCTTTTCGGGCCATTCTTCACACAGTGTTTCTAATGCAGCTCCTGCACTTTGCACCAGCTCGACGGTCGCCTGATCAGCAGTAGTGTCCACTCTGCCAACAGCTGCTGTTGCAGAGTCTGCAGTGCTTCGGCTGTCCTCATCTTGTGCAACACAGCCTTCGGGCTCCCCAGCCCCACCCATAATAGACAGTCTCCGCGACCGAAGCCCATTGACGTACTGTTTGGCGTAAGGGTTCGGGAGCCTAGTTGGCGTGCTAGGTGGTTTCTTTATCAGGCCATAGAGGTTAGCCACCTCTCGGCCTTCAAGTGCATCCAACAGAAGCCGCAGGCACGGCTTAGGGCCTGATGGATCGTGCGACACCAGCCGGTCATAGATGTGTTCACTCTGGCCAGCAAGAACAATGGCTTCCCGCTCGCGCTCATTCATTCGGGGTCCCCCTGGTTTCAGCATCGCCACCTGGTGTTCAAAGATGTCCTCCTTAATCTTGAGAAACGACCTGGCAATCTTTTCCCTCCTTGACACCATGTAGCAGAGGTTTCGCACCTGGTAAATGAAAAAGGTAGGAATGTTTAGTCTCAGAAAAACACCCCATAACCTCAGCGTCACAAGCAAAACTGCCTGAAATATCTGTATCCAGGCCTGTACAAACTGGGCTCTGCCTCACAGAAATGACGTGGCTCTGCAACTTATTGGAATATAAAATTCCAGTGAAAGCTGCAGATGAAAGCAGTAGTGATTGAATTTCTACATCATGACAGCTGAACCTGAGGACATGATTTCTACTTCACTGGTTCTTTGTTAGCTGCTTTACTGCACACATCAATAACTTGCAAATACAACTATTGACGTCCTCTAACTCAGACATACAGTAAAGCTTTTACCTCTTGCCTAAAATATAGGTGTCTAGTGAGTGCATAAGTGCATTTTGCCACACGTGCCAACAATGCAGATTGAGATGTGCCCATAGCATAATGCGTCATCGTGCATCACAGGACTTGTGTGATGCACAAGTACCTTAAGCCAGTAGGCACCTTTACATTGCCAAAGGTGAGCAGCCACCTTCCACTACAGTACTAACAAATTGTAATCCTATAATTGAGACACTCAGCTGTttgtaccatatttactcgaatgtaacgagAGTTTCTTCCCAGATTATTTCCCCCCtaaagtctaccctcgcgttataaTCGAATACTGCACTTCGACtggcctaaagcagtgccgcggtgcagccatttcaaagcaatcagcttggtttcggtttccgtagtagttttgcgatcttatgctggcaacatgggtaccacggaagccaaatcctcatccacCCAAAGTCAAAGCGTTGTTCTCTGTAATTCTTTTGTGTTCTTTGCGACCTCGCGCTCAATGCATCGTCGCGTCGTGTTCTTGTGGCATCGCTCGCGGTGTACTGATTCAGTGCACACGATGGCAACGCGGCGTGCTCAGTGCAACGCttgttttaagagaaaagcgatcctgttagctgaagaggtcGGGAATTCTGCGGCAGCTCGAAGACTTGTCCTCAACGAGTCAACTATCcgcggatggcggctgcagcggaACGGGCTTTTTAAATGCGAGTCCGACCACAAAGGATTTCGTAAGCCTCGCCACAGCCATCACATCCAGctggagaaaaaagtggcggactttgttatcgagcagcgcaaccgtctcatgggggtcagtgtcgagatgatccgttggaaagttggagacgttgctcgggagatgggaagttcagagcatctcaTGGGTGGGCCCAAacattcatgaagaggaatgggTTCTCTCTGCAGCAAACATCGATAAGGCAGGAGTTACCAGGAGACTTCGACAGCGAAAAAGGAGGACTCCGTTTCTGAGAACTCGGCCTCCAAAAGCAAGGAAGATGAGTAAACATTTTGGCCACGATGTCTATTAAAGGTAATTTGTTTTGCCTCGTgttacattcgtggttttatttttttccgcTGGGCAGCACGTAAAGTCacccctcgcgttacattcgagtaaatacggtatctaACCATTTACTCGGGGCAGCCTCAGTACTGACAGCAAGGTAAACAAACCCCAAACAAACCAAAAAACAGAACCCTAGAAAAACCAATGTGCATCTGGAATTAATCAGTACTACACAGCAAGATACACATCTGTGATAGTTTCAGCAACAGCACTTGTTTTTCACTGCTTTTTCACCAGCTGCAGTAATGAAGCCTTGTTGTGTGGGCTTAAAATTACTGTAAAAACCTGTGTATAATACAGACCTGCATATAAAATGAGGGGTCATTTGGGGATCCACATATAATGTGACCAAAAAAAGCCCAACGAAAGCATTTACTTGCACTGCCTTCCACGTTTCACTGATAATCATTTTCAGGTGTACTGTCTTCCAAGAGCCGCTTGTCAGATATATCTTTCCACTGAAACTTGTCTTCGGTAACTTCAAGCGCATCAGATATCCTGCATTTCTTGAAAGTGCGACCTATGGGCTCCTTGGGGATGCTTGCCCAAGCATCTGCGATCCAGCTAAAGAGCGCGGCTGGTGAGGCCCGTTTCAATCGTCTGGCGGCAGCAACCACAGGCTTTCCCTACCACATCCAGGCCAAGTAACAGTGAGTGGTGCGGTGCCAATACTTTTAGCAGCTACGATCACCTTCCATTTAGAAGCAGGCAAGCACTGCTTTTGTGTACCTGACATAATGTGAGGTGTGATCATACTGCTTCCGATAATGTGGGCATTGCGGTGTCAGTGTGGTGAAATGGCATGTAAGTGCATCAATATCGAAACTACGAACCAATGCCACTGCTACATAGAGCCTCCTCTCGCTGGAAACCTGATGGTGATAGCGCTGAATAATAATGAATCCAGAACTGTAAATTTGGGATTAAAATTGTTAGGACCTGCATAaaccgtatttactcgtgtaatgaaCCCACCTCCCACTTTGTAGttattttttttaagtgttaACTTTACTTAGCGCGTTCTTCAGTTTTGCGCCACCCCCCGCGTGAACCTAACACCGCGGCATGTTTATCTTTTTAAGACAGCTCCTGCCTTGGGGATGGCGTGCTCGGCAAACCTGGCAGAGCACCAAGCCAGTGTGCGCCCTTGTCGGCAGTTCCGGTGGCGGTGGCTTTCTCTGCGCACGGCTGTGCTATTGTATACTTAGAAAATCGGCGAGTTCTTGAGCACAGGAGAACGCTATaaagtcgagcccgcttataatgaacatgagcgtcacgcggcgccCGTTCGTTagatcccgaagttcgtagtaagtggaccacagctttaaagacagttgcttgtcaaaacacaaaattttttctttgcgagaaagtccgtgatggacgtctgtttttgcagcgcagatccgatgagggaggtttccagcttatttaaagcagaagcgtgctactGCCGacgcccttggcatagacaagttgtctgaggctctctctGTAGCTAATTGCAACAGGCgtgcttatgggtgctggctccgaaatttcatcctcatctgattcctccgcgtcattctcgtcccgcacttcagaaacgatgccctcgtccgtgcacggttctgcggtgtcggcgtcgtcatcgacagaaataaaatcattccaaccaatgtcatgacccccatgtcggagtcgacgacacgctgccacaaatcgcctcCAGGCTGTCATCTTCCGAAGCCGGCCttacggaagcagttccgctcgccaatggccgtcacctccgccaagtccgctttcatcatctctactgcTGAATACAATGAAAATGGGCATGGTGTTCCCGTCTGCCATCCTGAATTACAATCAGGGCTCAGATTTGagcgaagccaacgaaacgtccgtaccgcaacaagagtgacaaaagcgcgcgatggggtagacgtgcaacgtgcacaggcggcaatcaagctaaagatacaggtgcacagcgccagcggagagaccaatgaggggcgtctgtgagcgtcagtgcagccacctcttggctcccacggaaggcctgcttcacggagcgttgcctccgcgatcggcaccaGCGGCGGCGCGGTTGATTGCAGAGGCCACACGCAGATTTGCAaaagagtgaggagaggggagtggAGTTGCGACGAGGGGCGGGAGGAcgatcttggaaggcgcgtcggcggggaaagggtagctctcttgagagcggcacgaaacggggcgggcagttcaCCTGagatgaggctcgggaaaacatgccgcgcgccgggcgcacaaaggggtcggaggcaggttatctcgcatcgcgacgctgggtttacgccgtccgtttgctgtaaccgatcagcagggcttaatgacgttcgttatatgtgtgattttgtgccactgaaacaatgtatattttgacggtcgcgcaggtctagttcgttataagcgaaagttcatCTTAAGTGGCGCCGTTATATGTCGGCTCGACTGTAAAACGTCCTCTAGCAGGACCTCCAAACCCCCAAATGATTTGGTGAGCTCAAGATTAGGAGCGAAAATGTCTCACCCCTCTAAAACCACAGCTAACACTTATAAACATTAACGCTTAACATTCGCATTACACACTCACTGTCCTGCAAGCTTTTTAACCTCATGTCAAGAAACGTGCCCCTGACCTTCAAGACTGGTGCTCTGCATGTTCGCATTATCTCGCCGAGATTAATCCGTGCTGTCGCCTATCACAAAACCATCGGGAAAAAATCCTGGTAGTATAAGCGGGTTTTTACAGTGTTCTTTTTCTTGTAATGCTGACATGGCAAACTATCAAAATACATTGACTATAGCTGCATACATTATGTTATCATTTGAATATATGGATGGAAGAGAAAAATAACTGAATGCTAATGAAGTGGACTAATATGCTGACAACAAAGTGCTTCAAGCCAAGAGCACTCAAATAGGGCAGACTTTTACTTTCTGCAAGCGTCATGAATGGCATTTAGTATTTGCCTCTATATGAGTGCTTTGTAATTTATGctggtctgtgttgtgtccttatCGGTAGTTCTTGTCCCCTGCAGTGTCTGTTCTCAGTACATTACAACAGTCTAGCTTTTTTCAGTGCTGACTGATGGGGTTATTGCAAGCAGAACAAACTCAAAATAGTTGTGTTAGAGTGTTACTTTTGAGGTGGATATACATTGGTGACGAAAACCTATGAGGCCAGGTAGGTGGAATAACTGCTTGAATGCATCTTAAAGAGAATGCAGAGTGACCGATGagtgcctctccaattaaccctgtcctgtgccactcCACAGGCatcttatccccacaaacttcatCTCTTCCACTTAGCTAACTTTTGGCCGCCCCCTCACACTTAGTTGGCGGAAAATTTCAACATGTAATCACTCCTCTCGTCCACTGATTAGAAATCAATACAGTAAAACCTAGTTTATTGGACCCCCCCTCCCCTACTGACAATTCGGAAACCTCAAGAATTTGCACTGCACCACTGGCGTGGTTCCTGCCAACGGCAATGCAAGTTTATGGTGTTGAATGCTCGCTAATTTGAATGCAGCTGGGCTTGCACCAGTTAATCCGGACTGGCCTCCCAATGGGGCCCCTATGTCGAGGCATGACCGGCACAGAAAGTGATTGTTTAAAAGCTTACACGGTGCAGTGTTGCCCATGCATCTCTGATGTGCTTGCAACAGCGGGCATGATGTAAATCAAAGGGCTCCGTTGCCAAATAGTTTGACCATATAGTTCCGGTTTTGTTTCTCTGAGCTCGCACATCAGCCGGCCAGCTGAACACAGCTGCGCATTGTTCGAATGCCAATTGGCATGTCACTAGCTTTTTTTCAGAAGGTGCCTCGCCGTTCCAGCTCCAACACACTTCCCGCTATTCTATCTGTGTGCTTCCAAGTTCCTCCGTACTTATATTGGCACACAGAAACTGGTGCGCTTGTCAAGTGCTGTTCGCAGTTTGTGCAGTAGAGCCTTTCAAGCAACAATGCCACTTTAAGACAGGCTCCACTGCTGCCACGTCACACTTAAAAAAGGCTGCAGAGGCCTTTATCACTTTTTGAGCAGTTCTTAAACGCTGGCGACCATGTGCACGTAAAAAAGCATTTGATCAAACTGTGCATAAGTGCCGTTACCACACGTTTTGGTTTTAAAAAACAGACTCGTCCATCGTCCAGGATTTCACCAAAAAAAAACCTACTATAAAAGAAACAGTTTTGAGCAGTTTTTTCGGAAACATTCGACTATTTTACTTTTGGATAACTGGGACATTTTTACTGGCCTCTTAACGAGGTTTTGCTGTACCCCTGCAACTTGGGCTCTCTCAATCTTCAAACAGCGCAATGTGCACTGAACTTATCCAGTACGGTCAATGCATGTCACTGCCACACAGTCCGACTTGACGCTTACTGTTAAAGTCTCTGGCCCAAAAAGCACAACTAGTTAAGTTTAAAGCAGTGCTCTGCAATTTACAAAATGTCAATCACTTTATTTTGTGAATACTAGATGAGAAAGATGCTTGCATTTAGTGCAGTGGCAGTGGAATGCTACTGTAAAACATAGCATCTGCAAACACAGCAGCCAAAGGTTGCACTGTCTACTGTGTACGTAGTAAACATTTGCTACGCAAATATTCTTCTGTCAAAGCAATCTTGCATATGAAATTTCAACAAAAATGCTGTTATTATGTCATGTTTTGTCTATCTGCTCAACGCTGCCTAAAGATGGGTCAGATTGCAGTCCAGCACCCTCGAAAATTACCGTGTAGCAGTCCTCGACAAGCAGTTTGATTTGCATAGATTAGAACTCAATTGAGAGTGCCCACACGGCAGGGGCAtaagataataaaaaaaaaactcacaacaGAGTGGCCTCGAACAAAAAAGGAAAGCTTAACTAGATGCCAGTTCCTCTTCAGAGCTCCTTAGTATTTTCCATTGACAAAGCTAATTTCTCTACTTCTATACACGGTTCTGTAATAAACCGCCTTctcccaaataaaaaaaattagcagccATTCAATGTGGCATTTAAAACTTCATCTTGTTAAATACCAATTACTCAGCTAGGCTGCTGGAAGTGTCAGGTGCAATGGGCCAACTGCAGTGCTAGTTTGGCATGCATGAAAAGAGCAAGACAAGGCATGCCCTCTTAACCGCAACAGTTACCAAGGAACTAAAACAACATTTTTGCACAAAGTTACATGACAGCCAGGCACTAGTATTTGTTGGAGCTGCTTCGGTTCCTTGGTAAGAACGAAATCCACACTTCTTTCTGTTTTGTGCAGCATGCAAAGTTGACATTTAAACCACTCTATCACACATAGTTGCAGCTTTCAAACGGTGTGCTACATTCTGATATAAGGCAGTAAAATTCGCTATAACATGTCTCACTGTAAAGCACTGGTATTGCTTTGGACACTATTAGTAATGAAAACATGCTCTTGCGGGAACTCATGGCATTTTCATAGCGGTAGTGTCTTTAGATTTCAACAATACATTTTAACTAGAACCTAGGCATGCACAAGGCTATGTCAGTACTGAAACACAAAGAGGAATGAAAAGGTTCTGATGTTT is a window of Amblyomma americanum isolate KBUSLIRL-KWMA chromosome 4, ASM5285725v1, whole genome shotgun sequence DNA encoding:
- the rno gene encoding PHD finger protein rhinoceros isoform X2; the protein is MSSDAKQKRSSIDAGSGLTGATLGSKRFRKTSACEDEDSRLSSSKSILPPLPVPPMSKIYNSSYRSNKPAELFRKDLISAMKLPDSEPLESDDYWPISDGWKQEWERGVQVPVNPGHLPEPAVKAIKKKSKSNDFKLPLNKFLRLSHDEFFSNDLHVLTNVSTLAEKTCRYDLDSLDQNWLRVFNEERKSHGLEPLLELTMEMILEDFETQCFEKLQREIRTEQGLGIEYDEDVVCDVCRSPDSEEGNEMVFCDQCDLCVHQACYGIQRIPEGSWVCRTCALGIRPPCVLCPARGGAMKSTRSGQKWAHVSCALWVPEVSIGCVEKMEPITKISQIPPSRWALTCCLCRERMGACIQCSVKACKRAYHVTCAFENSLEMKAVFDDNPDDEVKLKSYCPKHSKKKEVHRKEASSDDSDKKASPTSREGHHQREMEITSEEKESARLAKIQAIEAEFYKHVSLKETAEAVSADPVVVDFVFNYWKLKRKANHDKPLLAPLKEETDRLDKLEENSLYSRVKMFVHLRQDLERVRNLCYMVSRREKIARSFLKIKEDIFEHQVAMLKPGGPRMNEREREAIVLAGQSEHIYDRLVSHDPSGPKPCLRLLLDALEGREVANLYGLIKKPPSTPTRLPNPYAKQYVNGLRSRRLSIMGGAGEPEGCVAQDEDSRSTADSATAAVGRVDTTADQATVELVQSAGAALETLCEEWPEKSEEQCGQPDITDLCKDKSAEEQPRVSRSQKLESADDASRGLPKSEPKKEDHSDTESRMPTRSRTADAIKCVPKEEAKTEHDEAECKTQTRSRRLESDESVRNASRTEAKKDEVGDPGNRTPSRTRRTEVDELVKGLPSIEKKDEVADAGNRTPTRSRRLEMGDSVLKASPKGDLKEDELGGAGIKTPARSRKCEVSDDGVHNLPQGKMQQDEPTELDCKVSYRSRRHERKAEIEELPMCVLRSETKKEGSVDIRSRSSSRNRKCDIKVEPAKEVLKACRADAQVDAIQELASSKPVNRGRRLGVKNDLADDRKSTLKYEAKKGECSERDSRVSSRNRRVEAVAEGSDNIGKGVSKKAKKDDFLEQENRNSSRTTRHSEGKGELAAKAMKEVSKNQTATDEIDVEVASRGRRLRKRSAPSYEENLEMLQPCTLAAICEFPEEPSDVGRCTRSSTAQKLEDSPEEAGSREPAESRQDVVSAGESYGKHALSDENVPKKPDRRERRDSLTCSVLLPEALSPARASSLSGYRIPKKAKAPNGVLEDRRGSSPVSPLHEVRSLCYAGSDGYTRGRSHANLRRPVLTPHCEGRGDAYVERWKRDLDFGGATGNSAEWAAGKLEVKENGSRYSMRYRPKCGKDS
- the rno gene encoding PHD finger protein rhinoceros isoform X1, which codes for MKARGLLRTGPKHGFGNVSSFGFSSANLPWHLCLLTQVDNDTAILAGSGGGAEEKGRPRARRAATMSSDAKQKRSSIDAGSGLTGATLGSKRFRKTSACEDEDSRLSSSKSILPPLPVPPMSKIYNSSYRSNKPAELFRKDLISAMKLPDSEPLESDDYWPISDGWKQEWERGVQVPVNPGHLPEPAVKAIKKKSKSNDFKLPLNKFLRLSHDEFFSNDLHVLTNVSTLAEKTCRYDLDSLDQNWLRVFNEERKSHGLEPLLELTMEMILEDFETQCFEKLQREIRTEQGLGIEYDEDVVCDVCRSPDSEEGNEMVFCDQCDLCVHQACYGIQRIPEGSWVCRTCALGIRPPCVLCPARGGAMKSTRSGQKWAHVSCALWVPEVSIGCVEKMEPITKISQIPPSRWALTCCLCRERMGACIQCSVKACKRAYHVTCAFENSLEMKAVFDDNPDDEVKLKSYCPKHSKKKEVHRKEASSDDSDKKASPTSREGHHQREMEITSEEKESARLAKIQAIEAEFYKHVSLKETAEAVSADPVVVDFVFNYWKLKRKANHDKPLLAPLKEETDRLDKLEENSLYSRVKMFVHLRQDLERVRNLCYMVSRREKIARSFLKIKEDIFEHQVAMLKPGGPRMNEREREAIVLAGQSEHIYDRLVSHDPSGPKPCLRLLLDALEGREVANLYGLIKKPPSTPTRLPNPYAKQYVNGLRSRRLSIMGGAGEPEGCVAQDEDSRSTADSATAAVGRVDTTADQATVELVQSAGAALETLCEEWPEKSEEQCGQPDITDLCKDKSAEEQPRVSRSQKLESADDASRGLPKSEPKKEDHSDTESRMPTRSRTADAIKCVPKEEAKTEHDEAECKTQTRSRRLESDESVRNASRTEAKKDEVGDPGNRTPSRTRRTEVDELVKGLPSIEKKDEVADAGNRTPTRSRRLEMGDSVLKASPKGDLKEDELGGAGIKTPARSRKCEVSDDGVHNLPQGKMQQDEPTELDCKVSYRSRRHERKAEIEELPMCVLRSETKKEGSVDIRSRSSSRNRKCDIKVEPAKEVLKACRADAQVDAIQELASSKPVNRGRRLGVKNDLADDRKSTLKYEAKKGECSERDSRVSSRNRRVEAVAEGSDNIGKGVSKKAKKDDFLEQENRNSSRTTRHSEGKGELAAKAMKEVSKNQTATDEIDVEVASRGRRLRKRSAPSYEENLEMLQPCTLAAICEFPEEPSDVGRCTRSSTAQKLEDSPEEAGSREPAESRQDVVSAGESYGKHALSDENVPKKPDRRERRDSLTCSVLLPEALSPARASSLSGYRIPKKAKAPNGVLEDRRGSSPVSPLHEVRSLCYAGSDGYTRGRSHANLRRPVLTPHCEGRGDAYVERWKRDLDFGGATGNSAEWAAGKLEVKENGSRYSMRYRPKCGKDS